One Algoriphagus sp. Y33 genomic window, CCACAGCTTCCGGGTAATTGCCTATTTTGTTTTGGATATAGGCAATATCAAAAAGAACACTCGATAAACTTTCCGGGTCAGGATCGGCTGTGGTAATAAGGGTTCTGTGGATTTTTTTGGCTACCGGAAGCGCCTCGGGCCATTTTCCGTTGTATCCAAGAAAATGATAGTAGGTATTGAGGAGGGAGATCTTCTCTTCCAAAGGAAGATTAGTGCTGTCCATCAGCTCATAAGCGGATGCCAAAAGGGGAATGCCTTCCGCTGCGTAATTGTACGAAAGAGCCAAAGAGTGATTTCTTTTTACCTGCAGATAATTCCGGATTTCAGTCACCCCGTCTGTGTAGGACTCCAATGCGCTATCTCTAAAGGAAACAGATTCGGTATGCAACCCTAGCTTCTGAAGCGAGTCAGCTTTTTTTGAAAAGACGCCCCATGCCGAATCACCATATAGATCCAATATGCTTTCGGCGAGAGATTCAGACTCTTTTTGAGTGTCAGTCTCTAGCTCTTTTTCAGTTCCACAAGAAGCCATTATCAAGAGTAGAATGACGGCAAAGCCTCTGTTTCTTTTGATAGTATAATAACTTAACAACGCTAGAGCTAATACTGCTCCCACAATCCACCAGCCCTTCCGTCCGCGATCCTCCGCTACATCACCCGCATAGATAAATGCTCCCCAGTAATAGGGATGTGCTGTGTTTTCATCTGAATTGGCGATATAATCCAGCTTCGAATGGCGGATTGCCGATTCGTACGAATCCCCTTTTTTTATTTGGTTGTAAAAACCAGTCATTAAAGTTTTGGTGGAGAGGTCAGGAACTGCCCAGATGCTCATGAGTACATTTGATATATTGGCATACATAAAACCTCTGGCAAGACTCATAATCCCTTCCCCTTTTTGATAGTCTCCTATGCCTGAATTACAGGCTGATAGCGTGACCAGATCGGCGGTTAATTGAAGGTTGAACAATTCGAAACTGTGGAGGAAGCCATCCTCTGCTTCGTCTTCCTGCATCACCAGACTGGAAAGCAGCGGATTAGTATTGTTTATTTGGCTATGCGCCGCAAGATGTATGATATCTGCGGTGGCGGCACTTTCTTTGAACCTGCTTTCCAGTGCATCTGTAGCAAGCAGAATTGTTGAATTGAATCCTTCAGCTATTTCCCTGACTTCCGCAGTATTGTTGGGTAGGGATGCGAAAGTAGCTCTGGTAACTTCATTTGAGGCATTACGAACCTCATTCTGAAATCCGGAATACGCCGGAGCTATGCCTAGAAATTTCACCTCTTTCTCAGGTTTTATCTTCTTTCGGTTCTTGTTTAATAAAAAAGCGGAGTAATGATAAGAAATCTGGTAATGCTTAATCAAATAGGGTAAATCCTTTAGACTCTGGGCTGGCTTGGCGGGTTCGCTCAGAAAGGCTTCGAAAGGCAACAATGCCAAATCACCATCCGGGATGATGATTACTTTGTCGGCATTAAACTGATCCAAAATCGGCTTGAGAAGGATTTCGAACAAGTTATATCCATGATTTTTGAAATCATTGGTTTTCGATTGGATAGAACTTAAAAATCCCTGCGTTTCCTTTTTAAGGGCAGGCGTATTTTGGATTTTCAAATAGTTTGATTTGCCTTTGAAAGTATAGAAGGCCAAATAGTAAGATCCAAAATCCTGGTATTGGATCAGAAGATGGTCTGACTTGCTGATACTCAAAGGTAGCGTTGCCGGGAGCAGTTTATTTTCTACACCATAGACTTCACCGTATTTAATAGCGTAGTAGTTTGGATAGTCTTTCTTATAGGAGGATATCAACATCTCTAAGTCAGCTTTTGTCTGGAAATAAGCCTCATTTTTGGGATTCACCAGATAGAATTCCTCCGTTAAGTCTCCGCTTTGCTGCTCTGTATCCTGATAGCCTACCGCTTCAAATTCCAGCAATTTTGATTTAAGCTCATATTCTTTATCCAATAGCTCTTGAGGAATACCGGTCACATCCAGGCTGGCTGTGAAGAAGGATTCCCTTAGAGGCAGTGATTTTGAAAAATCGGATAAGAGAATACTTTTAGTCAGGTATTCACTACTCTTCGTGAGGTCGTAAAGCTGATTACTGACCAAAATTGCCTCCTGTGCCAGATCATAGTTAGAAGCATAAATATTGGATTTGGAGCGAAGGCTATAGATCCCCTGCTTGGTTTTCAAAGCTTGTCGAATGGATAGAATGTATGAGTCCAATGCAGCGTCCAGGTAGCTTTGATCTTGATTGATCTCATAAAATCTTGTCAACAAATAGCCTTTTCGGGAGAAAAAATCCGTGAGAAAATCTTTGCCTGATAGTTCTTGGAATGATGGATTGTAGGTTATGGGTTTTCCTTCAATCCCCAAAAATAGACGGGTAGCTTTCTGAATCTGTTCCTCCGCAGAAGTTGGGTTGTTCTGTTGTAGTTCATACTCTGCCTGATCAAAAAGCAATAGACCATAGGAATCCCGAATATTATCCTGACTTTTCTCAAACTGCTCTATGGCTTTTGCCCGATACACTAACTGTTGGGGTAGATCTTCCTTTGCCTTATAAATTTTGGCATATTTCAAATAGGTATCGGCGAGATGGGGACGATCTTCTCCATATGCAGCTAATTGGAATTTCTCTGCCTTTTCTGCAAATACCAGTGCTGAGTCATAATCTCCTGCTACAAGGTATGCGTTGGTGAATTCATTGTAAAACTCCAGTAATTTGGGGTCGTCAGGGTACTTTTTTTGAAATTCATCGTAATTTCTTTTTAAGTAGGATAAGGCTATTCTGCCATCCTCTGGACTGTGGTTTCGTGTGGAATAAACATCGGCGAATATCAAATCCAAAGGAAATCTATCCATAATATGGGTGTACTGCTCCGGGATATTGTTTCGGATGGTTTCAGATTGCTTAAGATGGTTGATGGCTTCTTCGTGAACCCCGAGAATACTATAGATCAATGCAATATTCGAATGCACCATCTCTCCGATCATGGTATTCATTTCTGCCTTGTCCTGCCGCAGGATTACCAGACAACTATCATAATAGCGCAAGGATTGGTCGTTGTCATTGATGCTTTTATAGACTGTTGCTACATTGTTATAAGTTCGCGCAATGTGCCCGCTATTTTGGTTATCCTGATTGTTTTCTTTGAGGAAGTTGAGTGATTTCAAGAAGAACGATGCGGACTTATTGTACTCGTTTTTTCCTGCCAACACCACAGCATAGGTACTCCGCACCATATTGACCAATCGCATATTGGTGGAGGGGTTATTGTCCAATACTACATTTGCTTTTGCATGATAAAAATCAGCCGAATCCAGTTTGTTTTGGCGGTGAAAACTTGTTCCCAATTGAGTATAAGTATAGGCGAGACGATCCGTTGCTTTTACCTTTTCAAAATAGGATGCAAGAGAGTTAAAAGTTTCCCTAGCCTCTTCCGTATCAATTTTTTGTCTGGAAAGATGGACGGCTGTGGTGTCCAGAAGGTTTGACTTCTGCCAGTATTCTGTACTGTCAACGGTAGATTGTTGAAGTGCTTGTGCCTGCTGGTTCGAAGAATATAGGAGAATAAAAATTACTAAAAATCTGATCATAGTATTTAAAGAGTTAACGCGTAGAATTGTCAATCCAAACTCAACAGAATCCGCTCCACCTCATCCATTTTATAGCCACTACTTTTTCTAAGGCGGATCATTTCTTCTTTTCCTTTGATCGTGTCACCTTTTACCAGAAAGCTCAATGCCATGTACCACTTGGCCTGATCCCGTAGTTGTATACCGTCGCTATATAGGTAATTGTCAAAATAATGGATTGCACTGTCGTATTGTCCCAGTTCAAACTTGGAGATGCCTTTATAGAAATGGACATAATCAGTTTGATACGGCAAAATACTAGTGAACAAACTGTCAGAAAGGCGATAGTTTTTGCTTTCATAAGCTATGAAAGCAGCTTTCTCTTGGTCTTCGGGATTGAATTCTTCTCCGCGCGTGATGGGAGATACTACATTGGGATACGCATTGTAATAGGCGAGAAATGAATCCGGATCTTTGGAATCTGTTTTCGAATCGTTGAGTTTCAGAAATAAAAATGTTGCCCCTAAGACTAACACAAATCCTGCGGCAATCTTCCAAAGTGGTATCCACGGTAGAATTTTACCTGTTTTAGATTTTGAGTCTAGCTCTTGATCAACCTCCTGCAAGTAGTCCTTCAGCTCACGGTGCTTATTTCTCACGATCGCTTCACGTGCAGTTTGCTGAAACTCGAATTCCTCCCTCAGATTCTCATCTGACTGAAGTAAATTCTCAAATCTCAGTTTTTCCTCCTCAGTCAGCTTTCCCTTAAAGAAGCGGTCAAGCAGTTCATTACCTTCCATCAATATTCAAATTTTTTGTGTTTAAACGACTCCTTGAGTGTCTTCATGCATCGGGATTTATGGCTTTTGACCACGTCCGGGTGATTATAATCCATTATCTGCTGGATTTCCTTCATGCTTTTGTTTTCGTAGTAATAAAGCTCCAGGATTTTTCGGCATTTTTCCCCGAGATTGGCCAGTGATCTCCCTAGGAAAGTCACCCTTGAATCAGGTTCTTCTATAAAGAGTTTGGCTTCTTCATACATTCCCTGATTCCATTCCTGATCTTCTTTTAATTCAAAGTTGGGGCGTTCTTTTTTCAGTTTGGTAAACAGCATGAATTTACCCATGGAAAAGAGGTAGGTTTTAATGCTGCTTTTTTCCAGTTCGAGTTTTCCGCTTACAGCTCTGTCGAATAAGGCTATGCTTACATCCTGATAGATGTCATGTAGAAGTTCTACATCCTGGTGATAACGCTTTGCAAACTGTAGAAATGGCTCCCTGTATAATTTGTATACTTCTCCCAGTGCCGCCTTATCCCCGGACTTTAGCCTTTCTATAAGAATATCACTCATTTACGTTTAGTCTTAAAAATTGTAATTAGGTAAACATATATATAATTTTTCTTTATACATACACTTAGTTCAAGATCAGTGTGTTAGTTGTGATGAGTTTAAGGTTAGACAATATAGATCGAAGGAAGTGAAAAATGCACTTAATGCGTAAAGCAGATCGCAGCAGCATCTTAAGGGGCGATAGAAGTTTTTTATAAAAAGTTTTTTGTGCCTTTTGTTTACCATTTTTCATCACAACAGACTAAGTCATAGCAATCAAAAATCAAATGCTATGAAAAGATATTTTAATTCCAAGATTTACCCATTGTGTTTCTGCCTGTTTTTTATGGTAATCGAAGGACAATCCCAAGTCTTGAAGAAACTCAAAGACCAGATGGCAACCAAAGCCATTTCAGGAGATAACCAATCCAATGAAGGAAAAGGGATGGGGGGACTAGACTTAGCCGGTATGATGGGGCAGTCTAAGGATTTTAAAGCTCCTTCCGAGTACAGTTTTGATTTTCAAGTCACCATGGAAATGAATATGGAAAAGGGGAAACCTATGACCCAAGTATGGAAGTACAATGTGGCTAAGAGCTATTTTGGGATGGAAACGGCCGGTATGCTCATAATTTATGACCTCGACAGCGATGTAATGGTGACACTCAATCCCAAGGACAAAACCTATTCAGCTATGTCCACCTCCATGATGGGAATGTTTGGCAATGCCGCTGATGAACAGGTGGATGAAAGCATGCCTCAACTAGTCAAGACTAACGAAACCAAAACGATTTTGGGCTACACCGCTACCAAATACATCATGGAGGATGAAGATTTGAAAGGAGAATTTTGGATGGCTCCTGAAGTGAAGTTTGATCAGACCGCCTTTGCCAAATCCCTCGGATCTTATTCTAAAAAGTCTGTGCCCTTACCGGAAAAAATGCAGGGATTTATGATGGAAATGACGGCTTTTGACAAGAAAGGTAAAGTCACTTCTCATATGAAAGTAACACAACTTGGCGAGATCGAGCAAGTGATAGATATGAGTCAATACAAGAATGGGATGGCCTTTTAAACCGCTGAATCATGAAACTACTTGCGATCGCATTCAATCTGCTACTGCTCCTTGCGGCATCTATGTGCAGTTCATCTACTGAGGAGAAAAGTCTCTTGGGTAACAATACCAGCTCCAAAAAAGTGAATGATTCCTGTCTGATGGACTATACGGGTGAAAATGAAGGGAAATTTTTCACCGAAGAATTAATCAAAGATTTGGCCAACGGCAATCCGATCAAACCAGACCATTATGAACCAAGACATATGTATCGATATTCCTGGAAGGAAGATGGTGTCATCCATTTCATAGGATTTGATGAAATGGAGACGGCGGAGAAACTTCGACTTAAGCGAACAGATAAGAATAAGGATATTCCAAATCTGGTCGTGGACTATACGAGAAACACCTACCGTGACAAAACTCCCGAAGAAGCAGCAAAATTGAATAAACTAATCAATGATGAGCTTGAAAAATCCAAAGATTCCAATGCCAATGCATCCTCCAATAGAACTCTTCAAAACACGGTCATGGATATGCAGCAGAACGCCTATATCCCATTGGATACAAAGGCTGATTATGCGGTTTACAACAGGAAAGGCTTTGGAGTATATGTTGTGGTAGGTGAGGTATTGCTCTCGCTCAGCGCCCAGGTAGGGCCTTACGGATCTGTGGATGAGGGGAAAAGTATTGAACTGGCCAGGAAGTTGGCTGATAAAGTGGCAGGAGTATGCAACTGATGATTTGGCTTTGCAACCTACTGGTTGTAATCATGTGCCAGAGTTTACGTCCATTGGCTGATTTAGATCCTGAAGTTCGGGTAAATACCACTGCTATAGAGAATATAGCCTATCTCAAAGTGGGCGGTCAAACGGTGTTTGACTCTACCAAAATGGCCTATTCAACATTAACAGCTTATCCTAATCAATTGCTGTTTACACTAATGGATGGTGAAGGGCAAAGTGTGACCTTGACATTTGCCGGCAAGGATATTTCCAAGCGGAGACCAGAAGAGCTGATATTCGATGAGCCGGGGTTATTCCACGGATACAGTGAAGCAGGCGATGTGTTTTTTATTGCATTTGGGAAGTTTGCCCCAGATCGGGAGTCTGGGCAGATTAAGTACGACCATTCTTTCCCGCAAAACATCATGGAAGGAAAGCTAAAAGTGATCAGCTGGACACCGAATGAATTTGTCTTGGAATTCGAAGGAAAGTTGGGCGAAGAAGAGGCCGTAGATAGCCCTGAGCATTGGGTGCCATTTTCCGGTAAGGTAAAAGCAATCAACTACCAGCAATTTGATATGTGAAAACCAACTGATTCAGTAGCGGTTGAGAGGTCTTAAAAAAGAATTCTGCATTGAATGATTAAAATATTGATGATCAAATTTTAAAAAAATGAAACCACTAAAAAATATGAATTCAACACGGTTAAACTCAAATTATAATCATATGAAAACACTAATAAGTACAATCATGTTGGTATGGATC contains:
- a CDS encoding DUF4412 domain-containing protein, with the translated sequence MKRYFNSKIYPLCFCLFFMVIEGQSQVLKKLKDQMATKAISGDNQSNEGKGMGGLDLAGMMGQSKDFKAPSEYSFDFQVTMEMNMEKGKPMTQVWKYNVAKSYFGMETAGMLIIYDLDSDVMVTLNPKDKTYSAMSTSMMGMFGNAADEQVDESMPQLVKTNETKTILGYTATKYIMEDEDLKGEFWMAPEVKFDQTAFAKSLGSYSKKSVPLPEKMQGFMMEMTAFDKKGKVTSHMKVTQLGEIEQVIDMSQYKNGMAF
- a CDS encoding CHAT domain-containing protein, with protein sequence MIRFLVIFILLYSSNQQAQALQQSTVDSTEYWQKSNLLDTTAVHLSRQKIDTEEARETFNSLASYFEKVKATDRLAYTYTQLGTSFHRQNKLDSADFYHAKANVVLDNNPSTNMRLVNMVRSTYAVVLAGKNEYNKSASFFLKSLNFLKENNQDNQNSGHIARTYNNVATVYKSINDNDQSLRYYDSCLVILRQDKAEMNTMIGEMVHSNIALIYSILGVHEEAINHLKQSETIRNNIPEQYTHIMDRFPLDLIFADVYSTRNHSPEDGRIALSYLKRNYDEFQKKYPDDPKLLEFYNEFTNAYLVAGDYDSALVFAEKAEKFQLAAYGEDRPHLADTYLKYAKIYKAKEDLPQQLVYRAKAIEQFEKSQDNIRDSYGLLLFDQAEYELQQNNPTSAEEQIQKATRLFLGIEGKPITYNPSFQELSGKDFLTDFFSRKGYLLTRFYEINQDQSYLDAALDSYILSIRQALKTKQGIYSLRSKSNIYASNYDLAQEAILVSNQLYDLTKSSEYLTKSILLSDFSKSLPLRESFFTASLDVTGIPQELLDKEYELKSKLLEFEAVGYQDTEQQSGDLTEEFYLVNPKNEAYFQTKADLEMLISSYKKDYPNYYAIKYGEVYGVENKLLPATLPLSISKSDHLLIQYQDFGSYYLAFYTFKGKSNYLKIQNTPALKKETQGFLSSIQSKTNDFKNHGYNLFEILLKPILDQFNADKVIIIPDGDLALLPFEAFLSEPAKPAQSLKDLPYLIKHYQISYHYSAFLLNKNRKKIKPEKEVKFLGIAPAYSGFQNEVRNASNEVTRATFASLPNNTAEVREIAEGFNSTILLATDALESRFKESAATADIIHLAAHSQINNTNPLLSSLVMQEDEAEDGFLHSFELFNLQLTADLVTLSACNSGIGDYQKGEGIMSLARGFMYANISNVLMSIWAVPDLSTKTLMTGFYNQIKKGDSYESAIRHSKLDYIANSDENTAHPYYWGAFIYAGDVAEDRGRKGWWIVGAVLALALLSYYTIKRNRGFAVILLLIMASCGTEKELETDTQKESESLAESILDLYGDSAWGVFSKKADSLQKLGLHTESVSFRDSALESYTDGVTEIRNYLQVKRNHSLALSYNYAAEGIPLLASAYELMDSTNLPLEEKISLLNTYYHFLGYNGKWPEALPVAKKIHRTLITTADPDPESLSSVLFDIAYIQNKIGNYPEAVEFYEQALDKQISFYGESHQEVGLTYNNLAFNYGLLGLANKQYQTYQKAVKAWEEAEELDQSYLMTVYGNLINWNLRYGDLNEAEGLLAKIRELVVNKDENWGKKNQLISQKKDDPNLHLMLNYWNKHLHVLTQKGQLDEAISYRDSIASLVSSIDQSRIQEFLKYLISSEEELAELHFLKGDLDGAISYYEKALKIKDSHGHSSLVADTYAKLSLIYLDKNNPASAEKYIDSAMSVSQHKGEVIDYIIIAAKISNAKHDLKSAKHYGSKTLAMLTGSDSLSNSPQSIRLVDFGGRVHSNYISGLTIVGETYLSLFDSTASSHDLETAKHLFQLAMEMLDSYYLGGAYTDALASLQSKIQHGLLECHLRSEHPEDEVALSQLLGVLENNRSSQDWKKFMKNARQTAILVPDSIQQKEDEHRKLIVHYKEQLLSLQKDSAQIGQLDFLRSKLHHHEQELGILERMLEGLTPQYLRLSQSNVKLSHVQEAIDKQTTLLRYLVTDSTAYLFEISKDKILLHSLGSTSKLRSLVSMAMDRLKSRDIAFYESSTELFAYLLPDGIDSDFQRQLLIIPDDIVNYVPFEALTPTGKPDGFLVTQHDISYSGSLPLWLLQEGMEKNSTASFAAFAPQYSTTQEKELLRGNSAIDLPGAASEAIRISELLEGEIHQGDKLDKGFFIAKAKDYSILHLAMHAEVNDLEGEQSSFVFADDSRLHAYELYNMRLQADLATLSACNTGYGPIKKGEGVKSLATAFSYAGVPSLIMGLWQLPDQSSESLMVSFYQSLLEGNKKNTSLANAKREYLKANPDAELSHPFYWAGLVVSGNTDPIRHAGIPNWMIAIALLLIVGGIGISWRVRAKRTS
- a CDS encoding RNA polymerase sigma factor; protein product: MSDILIERLKSGDKAALGEVYKLYREPFLQFAKRYHQDVELLHDIYQDVSIALFDRAVSGKLELEKSSIKTYLFSMGKFMLFTKLKKERPNFELKEDQEWNQGMYEEAKLFIEEPDSRVTFLGRSLANLGEKCRKILELYYYENKSMKEIQQIMDYNHPDVVKSHKSRCMKTLKESFKHKKFEY